One part of the uncultured Bacteroides sp. genome encodes these proteins:
- a CDS encoding RagB/SusD family nutrient uptake outer membrane protein, translating into MKKIFKITILATMVAGFSSCNDWLDLTSTDSLSSKTVWENESSADLYVNGFYTYLNKYGQFGSLQFSSSLTESLTDAFKYGSYALGHQAGHPNNYVFNPSVISSASCFYDCWDDAYEQIRRMNQFLDSMKKYSVFSAEQNTEWEAQTRFFRAFVYFQLAKRHGGVILYTSLDEMSKDKARSSEEETWNLIESDLDYAIENLPESWASSSDKGRVTKYAALALKSRAMLYAQRWQDAYDAADAVIKSNIYGLVDDYSKACAGNNKESILEFDYNVSGPYHTFDRDYCSLSDGYLYGGKGTPTQEMVECYEKADGTKMDWTPYHSATATRPPYEDLEPRFKASIIYPGCTWKGNVMQNSVNGTYGMFMAYRAQPYTFGYTTTGYYLRKLMNESHTDLNGIYSTQSWVEIRYAEVLLNKAEAAYRLNKTSEAQEAMNAVRARVNLPAKYSTGNEWFKDYRNERKVELAYEGQLFWDMRRWKLAHTEYNSYRCHGFKITGSTYEYIDVDYQDRKFLEKTYVLPVPDEELQNNSLIVQYDEWL; encoded by the coding sequence TATGGTAGCTGGATTCAGTAGCTGTAACGATTGGCTGGATCTGACATCAACAGATAGTTTGTCTAGTAAAACTGTTTGGGAAAATGAATCAAGCGCCGATCTGTATGTGAATGGCTTTTATACCTATTTGAACAAATATGGCCAATTTGGCTCTCTTCAGTTTTCGAGCAGTTTAACTGAAAGTTTAACTGATGCTTTTAAATATGGTTCTTATGCTTTAGGTCATCAAGCCGGACATCCTAATAACTATGTGTTTAATCCAAGCGTAATATCATCAGCTAGTTGTTTTTATGATTGTTGGGATGATGCTTATGAACAAATAAGAAGAATGAATCAGTTCCTGGATTCAATGAAAAAGTATTCAGTATTCTCTGCAGAACAAAATACTGAGTGGGAAGCTCAGACTCGTTTCTTCCGTGCATTTGTTTATTTCCAACTAGCAAAACGTCATGGTGGTGTAATTCTTTATACAAGCCTTGATGAAATGAGTAAGGATAAAGCTCGCAGCTCTGAAGAAGAAACCTGGAATCTGATAGAATCAGATTTAGATTATGCTATAGAGAATCTTCCAGAATCATGGGCTTCTTCTTCAGATAAAGGACGTGTTACTAAATATGCAGCTTTGGCATTGAAATCACGTGCTATGTTATATGCACAACGTTGGCAGGATGCATATGATGCAGCTGATGCAGTAATAAAATCAAATATTTATGGGTTGGTAGATGATTATTCTAAAGCATGTGCTGGAAATAATAAAGAGTCTATTCTGGAATTTGACTATAACGTATCTGGTCCATATCATACTTTCGACCGCGATTATTGTTCGTTAAGTGATGGTTATCTATATGGTGGTAAGGGTACTCCAACACAAGAAATGGTAGAGTGCTATGAAAAAGCTGATGGTACTAAAATGGATTGGACTCCTTATCATTCAGCAACAGCAACTCGTCCTCCTTATGAAGACTTGGAACCTCGCTTTAAGGCTTCAATAATTTATCCTGGATGTACCTGGAAAGGCAATGTGATGCAAAATTCAGTAAATGGTACGTATGGTATGTTCATGGCATATAGAGCACAACCTTATACTTTTGGTTATACTACTACTGGTTACTATTTGAGAAAATTGATGAATGAATCTCATACTGATCTTAATGGAATATATAGTACTCAGTCTTGGGTGGAAATTCGTTATGCAGAGGTTTTGTTAAATAAAGCAGAAGCTGCTTATCGCTTGAATAAGACTAGTGAAGCTCAGGAAGCAATGAATGCAGTTCGTGCTCGTGTTAATCTTCCAGCTAAGTATTCAACAGGTAATGAGTGGTTCAAAGATTACAGAAATGAACGAAAAGTTGAATTAGCATACGAAGGCCAATTATTTTGGGATATGCGCAGATGGAAACTTGCCCATACTGAATATAACAGCTATCGTTGTCATGGCTTTAAAATTACAGGAAGCACTTATGAATACATTGATGTTGACTATCAGGATCGTAAATTCTTAGAGAAGACTTATGTTCTTCCAGTTCCTGATGAAGAGCTACAGAACAATTCACTGATTGTTCAATATGACGAATGGTTATAA
- a CDS encoding DUF5018 domain-containing protein, translating into MKNKFLSMIAIATMLFGLNSCRDVEDLTPSVSREGINGITASFVNDESAENSFSSETDYENGIITVVFPYNYPLTSDNVLTMSDLTKMRVDANLDDNVTVSPAILYMDFTKENYITVTDQSKNKKMYKVVAEIRKSDKCAISDFELPSLGLSGIIDEGNKVISLISIDAIGTTLARVNVSHGATMNPDPTKVAQNYDSNFQITVTAQNGTNSAVYTVQKAIPAKTEFGMHAGSEKVLWVKKLNADLGISVLNLTGGMAVTKDYVVLNTRAQNSIYLDRKTGALAGTVNLGDKVGNLINFYNTCDDNNNILLCNLAPNAGAFKVWRIKGVTGTPEDYIEWNGGVAIGRKLSIRGSLDGDAIISAPILAAGNKFARWQVKGGVLQSQTPEIITITGIGGSWNTNCDVVYSDPKVLTSDYFVSYYAAPYQFSWVDGITNTVKARAAVVSSNWVQNAVDYNVFNGCPYAVSSSINSFSWGSDDKVYLYDVSTSSGLDNTIWSAPIGTYGGKDNGGVNANATGDVALKVSDNGYYMYLYFVFTNGCVVCVQYDCIDM; encoded by the coding sequence ATGAAAAATAAATTTTTATCAATGATTGCTATCGCCACAATGTTATTTGGGTTGAATAGCTGTCGCGACGTAGAGGACTTAACTCCTTCTGTTTCGCGTGAGGGCATTAATGGCATCACAGCATCCTTTGTTAATGATGAGAGTGCTGAAAATTCATTTTCTAGTGAAACAGACTATGAAAATGGAATCATTACTGTCGTTTTTCCTTATAATTATCCTTTGACTTCAGATAATGTTCTTACAATGTCTGATTTGACTAAAATGAGAGTTGATGCAAATTTGGATGATAATGTTACAGTATCACCTGCAATACTATACATGGACTTTACTAAGGAAAACTATATTACAGTGACTGACCAGTCTAAGAATAAGAAAATGTATAAAGTCGTTGCAGAAATTCGTAAGAGTGATAAATGTGCTATTTCAGATTTCGAACTTCCATCTCTTGGCTTAAGTGGCATAATTGATGAAGGAAATAAGGTTATTTCTCTTATTTCTATCGATGCAATTGGTACTACTTTGGCAAGAGTAAATGTATCTCATGGTGCAACAATGAATCCTGATCCAACTAAAGTGGCACAGAATTATGATTCTAATTTCCAAATAACTGTTACGGCTCAAAATGGAACAAATTCAGCGGTTTATACAGTTCAAAAAGCTATTCCAGCTAAAACTGAATTTGGTATGCATGCCGGTAGTGAAAAAGTGCTTTGGGTAAAGAAGTTAAATGCAGATTTAGGAATAAGTGTTCTTAACTTAACTGGTGGTATGGCTGTTACAAAAGACTATGTAGTGCTGAATACCAGAGCTCAAAATAGTATATATCTGGATCGTAAAACAGGTGCTCTTGCTGGTACAGTTAACCTCGGTGATAAAGTCGGTAATTTAATTAACTTCTATAACACCTGCGACGATAACAATAATATTTTGCTATGTAACTTAGCTCCTAATGCTGGTGCATTTAAAGTCTGGAGAATTAAGGGAGTTACAGGTACTCCTGAAGATTATATTGAATGGAATGGTGGTGTTGCAATTGGACGTAAATTATCTATAAGAGGTAGTCTTGATGGTGATGCTATTATTTCAGCACCTATTCTTGCAGCTGGCAATAAGTTTGCACGTTGGCAGGTTAAGGGTGGTGTTCTTCAATCACAAACACCAGAAATAATTACGATTACTGGTATTGGTGGAAGTTGGAATACCAATTGTGATGTTGTTTATTCAGATCCTAAAGTTTTAACTAGTGATTACTTTGTATCATACTATGCAGCTCCATATCAGTTCTCATGGGTTGATGGTATTACTAATACAGTCAAAGCTCGGGCAGCAGTTGTTAGTTCAAACTGGGTTCAGAATGCGGTTGATTATAATGTATTTAATGGCTGTCCTTATGCAGTGTCCAGTTCTATTAATTCATTTAGCTGGGGTAGTGATGATAAAGTTTATCTTTATGATGTAAGTACATCTTCAGGTCTTGACAATACAATATGGAGTGCTCCTATCGGTACATACGGTGGTAAAGATAATGGTGGCGTGAATGCTAATGCTACTGGTGACGTTGCTTTGAAAGTTTCAGATAACGGATACTATATGTATTTGTACTTCGTGTTCACTAATGGATGTGTCGTGTGTGTGCAGTATGACTGTATTGATATGTAA
- a CDS encoding alpha amylase family protein → MKIYKSIKYYSTMLLVGFLLSVNASCSSGNNDTDYEFPDGPAKNSEKPRFIWIDAAANFKDFANSKENIARDLTLAKNAGFTDIVVDIRPTTGDILYKSSVSGVQQVEWLGAWVDGVYTKVYRTATWDYLQAFIDKGHELGLKVHAGFNTMAGGNGSGLGNQGILYRDNTKKSWATYENLSTGITNTMDNGSGTKFFNPANDEVQEFLCGLLKDLAKYNLDGIFLDRGRFDGIKSDFSAITRQKFQAYLGGVTIQNFPSDILPEGATMTDVTAMKTYPTYFTKWLEFRTKVMYDFMSKAHDAVKAVNSKIKFGVYVGGWYSSYYEVGVNWASQSYNPALTYKWATVSYKNYGYAGLMDQMLIGAYASPLRVYGSTEWTMQGFCKLAMEKTKGSCPMVAGGPDVGNWDSSNSASQADENQAIVNSVKACMDQCDGYFLFDMIHLKLANQWDYAKQGIDLAIK, encoded by the coding sequence ATGAAAATATATAAATCTATAAAATACTATTCTACCATGCTGTTGGTAGGATTCTTATTATCAGTAAATGCATCATGTAGTAGTGGTAATAATGATACAGATTACGAATTTCCCGATGGACCAGCGAAAAATAGTGAAAAACCTCGTTTTATATGGATTGATGCTGCTGCAAACTTTAAAGATTTTGCAAATAGCAAAGAGAATATAGCGAGAGATCTTACTTTGGCTAAAAATGCAGGTTTCACTGATATAGTTGTGGATATTCGTCCTACAACAGGAGATATTCTTTATAAATCATCAGTAAGTGGTGTTCAGCAAGTTGAATGGTTGGGAGCATGGGTCGATGGTGTTTATACAAAAGTATATCGTACTGCTACATGGGATTATTTGCAGGCATTTATTGATAAGGGTCATGAATTAGGGCTGAAAGTTCATGCTGGTTTTAATACTATGGCTGGTGGTAATGGCTCGGGATTGGGCAATCAAGGTATTCTTTACAGAGATAATACTAAAAAATCATGGGCAACTTATGAAAACTTGTCTACAGGGATTACTAATACAATGGATAATGGATCTGGTACCAAGTTTTTTAATCCTGCAAATGATGAGGTTCAGGAATTCCTTTGCGGTTTATTGAAAGATCTTGCAAAATATAATTTGGATGGCATTTTTCTTGATAGAGGACGATTTGATGGTATTAAGTCTGATTTTTCAGCTATTACTCGTCAGAAGTTTCAGGCATATCTTGGAGGTGTTACAATTCAAAATTTCCCAAGTGATATTTTGCCAGAAGGTGCAACAATGACCGATGTGACGGCAATGAAGACTTATCCTACTTATTTTACAAAATGGTTGGAATTCAGAACTAAAGTAATGTATGATTTTATGTCGAAAGCACATGATGCAGTTAAGGCAGTTAATTCAAAAATCAAATTTGGTGTATATGTTGGTGGTTGGTATTCTAGCTATTATGAGGTTGGAGTAAATTGGGCAAGTCAAAGCTATAATCCTGCTTTAACATATAAATGGGCTACCGTAAGTTATAAGAATTATGGATATGCAGGTTTGATGGATCAGATGCTAATTGGTGCTTATGCTTCACCTCTTAGAGTTTATGGTTCTACAGAATGGACAATGCAAGGTTTCTGTAAGCTGGCAATGGAGAAAACGAAAGGTAGTTGTCCTATGGTTGCCGGTGGCCCTGATGTTGGTAATTGGGATTCATCCAATTCGGCTAGTCAAGCTGATGAAAACCAAGCAATAGTAAACTCTGTAAAAGCTTGTATGGACCAATGTGATGGTTATTTCTTGTTTGATATGATTCACTTGAAACTTGCTAATCAATGGGATTATGCAAAACAAGGTATCGATCTTGCAATAAAATAA
- a CDS encoding calcineurin-like phosphoesterase family protein: MRNFVLIFFLIICNAIYAIETFTIEGKVLCNGKGIENVVVTDGETFATTNNKGVFSMVINSESKFVYISTPSGYNSQVENGVVKYYLPLHGSDRNYNFNLLKSNTDAKRYGLVVISDPQIWAEKEFAKLSISMQDIKETVNSYNNDCPFFGICCGDIVSSNHSFYPKYNEIIESSGITFRNVMGNHDMTNFGRSFETSLSNYESMYGPAYYSYNIGDIHYVVLDNNFFVGRDWYYIGYLPEKQMKWLEKDLKYLKDGSTVILMMHIPSTCTEKDRKEFRYENSASTMINHRGLYDILKPYNVHIFSGHTHTPFNTQITPNLYEHVMPGLSGAWWQGPYCTDGAPNGYEVFEVNGSELKWYYKSTGYPKEYQLKVFSGDDYLDYKGYVVANVWNSDTSWKVELYEDGKCIREMERFSAYDPRVKEFYSNTEKLDHKWIYPSLSDHFYRAPLSEAAKNIEVRATDRFGNVFIGKLERN; the protein is encoded by the coding sequence ATGAGAAATTTTGTTTTAATTTTCTTCCTTATTATTTGTAATGCTATTTATGCAATTGAGACTTTTACAATTGAAGGAAAAGTTCTTTGCAATGGTAAAGGTATTGAGAATGTAGTAGTGACAGATGGTGAAACATTTGCCACTACTAACAATAAAGGAGTATTTTCAATGGTAATAAACTCGGAAAGTAAATTTGTTTATATCTCAACTCCTTCAGGATACAACTCGCAAGTTGAAAATGGCGTAGTGAAATACTATCTTCCTCTTCATGGTTCTGACAGAAACTATAATTTCAATTTGCTTAAGAGTAATACTGATGCTAAACGATATGGGTTAGTTGTAATTTCAGATCCGCAGATATGGGCAGAAAAAGAATTTGCTAAACTTTCCATTTCTATGCAGGATATAAAAGAAACAGTTAATTCATACAATAATGATTGCCCATTTTTTGGTATATGTTGTGGTGATATTGTTTCAAGTAATCATTCATTTTACCCAAAATACAATGAAATAATTGAATCCAGTGGCATCACTTTCCGAAATGTTATGGGGAATCATGATATGACTAATTTTGGCCGTTCCTTTGAAACGTCTTTGAGTAATTATGAATCAATGTATGGCCCTGCTTATTATTCATACAATATTGGAGATATACATTATGTTGTTTTGGATAATAACTTTTTTGTAGGACGTGATTGGTATTACATTGGTTATCTGCCCGAAAAACAAATGAAATGGCTGGAAAAAGATTTGAAATACCTGAAAGATGGTTCTACTGTAATTTTAATGATGCATATTCCATCTACTTGTACTGAAAAAGATCGCAAGGAGTTTCGTTATGAAAATAGTGCATCCACAATGATTAATCATAGAGGATTATATGATATACTAAAACCATATAATGTACACATTTTTTCAGGGCATACTCATACTCCGTTTAATACTCAGATTACTCCGAATTTATACGAACATGTGATGCCTGGATTGTCCGGTGCCTGGTGGCAGGGTCCTTATTGTACAGATGGTGCTCCCAATGGTTATGAAGTGTTTGAAGTTAATGGTAGTGAACTAAAATGGTATTATAAATCTACAGGTTATCCAAAAGAGTATCAGTTGAAAGTTTTTTCAGGTGATGATTATCTCGATTATAAAGGGTATGTTGTTGCTAATGTATGGAATAGTGATACTTCATGGAAAGTTGAATTATATGAAGATGGGAAATGTATACGGGAAATGGAACGCTTTAGTGCTTACGATCCTCGGGTAAAAGAGTTTTATTCTAACACTGAAAAACTGGATCATAAGTGGATTTATCCATCTTTGTCCGATCATTTTTATCGAGCACCTTTATCCGAAGCGGCCAAAAATATAGAAGTGAGAGCTACTGATAGATTTGGAAATGTATTTATTGGAAAATTAGAAAGGAATTAG
- a CDS encoding alpha amylase family protein, producing MKNIFLSITILFAVSLACYGVNKKNGAKAKPALMWFDAEANFARFSNPDSIDFYLTKIKSLGFTHAIVDIRPITGEVLYESAYAPRMKEWQGSKRSNFDYLGYFISKAHQLGIEVHASLNVFVAGHNYFDRGLVYSGHPEWASMVYTPDKGIIPITQQKEKYSAMVNPINADFQKHIINILKEVVRKYPKLDGLMLDRVRYDGLSADFSDLSRQKFEAYIGEKITNFPTDIFEWKKNQEGKYYPERGKYFLKWIEWRVKNIYDFMALARKEVKSVNKNISFGTYTGAWYPSYYEVGVNFASKKYDPSKDFDWATPSYKNYAYGDMMDLYATGNYYTDITIEDYNKNKRSIWNETDSQAQSGTWYCVEGSCEKLKSILKGNKFMGGILVDQFYSNPPKFSKTIEMNLRASDGLMVFDIVHIIQKNLWKEVENGMRAGGALK from the coding sequence ATGAAAAACATATTTTTATCAATAACAATTCTTTTTGCGGTTTCACTTGCATGCTATGGAGTTAATAAGAAAAATGGGGCAAAAGCGAAACCTGCTTTAATGTGGTTTGATGCTGAGGCTAACTTTGCTCGTTTTAGTAATCCGGATTCTATTGATTTTTATCTGACCAAAATAAAATCTCTAGGATTTACTCATGCCATAGTAGATATTCGGCCAATTACTGGTGAAGTCCTTTATGAAAGTGCTTATGCTCCGCGCATGAAAGAGTGGCAGGGAAGCAAAAGAAGCAATTTTGACTATCTAGGATATTTTATTAGTAAAGCTCATCAGTTAGGTATAGAAGTGCATGCTTCTTTAAATGTTTTTGTTGCCGGACATAATTATTTTGATCGTGGACTAGTTTACTCTGGTCATCCTGAATGGGCATCAATGGTTTATACTCCCGACAAAGGTATCATACCAATCACACAGCAAAAAGAGAAGTATTCAGCAATGGTTAATCCTATAAATGCTGATTTTCAGAAACATATAATTAATATTCTGAAAGAAGTTGTGAGAAAGTATCCAAAACTGGATGGATTAATGCTTGACAGAGTGCGCTATGATGGCCTTAGTGCCGACTTCTCCGATCTATCACGCCAAAAGTTTGAGGCTTACATTGGTGAAAAGATTACAAATTTCCCTACAGATATATTTGAATGGAAAAAGAATCAGGAAGGAAAATATTATCCAGAAAGAGGTAAGTATTTTCTGAAATGGATTGAATGGAGAGTGAAGAATATTTATGACTTTATGGCTCTTGCTCGTAAAGAGGTTAAATCTGTTAATAAGAATATTTCTTTTGGAACTTATACCGGTGCATGGTATCCTTCTTATTACGAGGTTGGCGTAAATTTTGCCAGCAAGAAGTACGATCCGAGTAAAGATTTCGATTGGGCTACACCTTCTTATAAGAATTATGCCTATGGTGATATGATGGACTTGTATGCAACAGGGAACTATTATACGGATATAACTATTGAAGATTATAATAAAAATAAACGTAGTATATGGAATGAAACAGATAGTCAGGCTCAATCTGGAACATGGTACTGCGTTGAAGGTTCTTGTGAAAAACTTAAGAGTATTTTAAAGGGTAACAAGTTTATGGGTGGAATCCTTGTTGATCAGTTTTATTCTAATCCCCCAAAATTTTCCAAAACAATAGAAATGAATTTAAGGGCTTCAGATGGTTTGATGGTTTTTGATATAGTACACATTATTCAAAAGAATTTGTGGAAAGAAGTAGAAAACGGAATGAGAGCCGGAGGAGCTTTGAAATAA
- a CDS encoding alpha amylase family protein: MKKDFLICLFLFLSVGMMATEKPKLMWLDCSANYTRFSYPDSIHYYVDKCYDAGITDLVLDIKGTSGMVLYPSKVAKQKKSWKGFNRPDFDFINTFIKEARYHKMKIFVSFNIFVDGHGIFKKGAIYGEHKKWQSVNYIPGQGLTPVTEIKDKATMFLNPALPEVQDYEIAILKEVVSNYAVDGIMLDRTRYDCINSDFSEASKDMFQKCIGKSLKKYPEDIYEWVKRDDGSYKRVDGKYFKQWIEWRASVIYNFVKNVRAEIKKINPECKLAAYTGAWYPSYFEVGVNWASKNYDPSKSFDWATPNYKNYGYAELLDFYTNGNYYWNVTLDEYRKSNGKYKTETDSEISKGEHLCVEGGCKYTRQLLGELPFCGGLYVEDYKKDVNQFEKAVKMNLKESDGLMIFDIVHIINHNWWSNLKKAIAEADK, from the coding sequence ATGAAAAAAGATTTTTTAATCTGCCTGTTCCTGTTTTTAAGTGTTGGAATGATGGCAACTGAAAAACCTAAATTAATGTGGCTAGATTGCTCTGCCAACTATACCCGTTTTAGTTATCCCGATTCCATTCACTATTATGTAGACAAGTGTTATGATGCAGGAATAACCGATTTAGTACTCGATATTAAAGGTACTTCAGGCATGGTTCTATATCCAAGTAAGGTAGCCAAACAAAAGAAAAGCTGGAAAGGATTCAATCGTCCCGATTTCGATTTTATTAATACTTTCATAAAAGAAGCTCGATATCATAAAATGAAGATATTTGTCTCTTTCAATATTTTCGTTGATGGACATGGCATTTTTAAAAAAGGAGCTATTTATGGCGAACATAAGAAGTGGCAGTCTGTGAATTATATTCCTGGTCAGGGCTTAACTCCTGTAACGGAGATAAAAGATAAAGCTACGATGTTCCTGAATCCGGCTTTGCCTGAAGTGCAGGATTATGAGATTGCCATACTTAAGGAAGTGGTAAGTAACTATGCAGTTGATGGAATAATGTTAGACCGAACCAGATATGATTGTATTAATTCAGATTTTTCTGAAGCTTCAAAGGATATGTTTCAAAAATGCATTGGTAAATCATTGAAAAAGTATCCTGAAGACATTTATGAATGGGTAAAACGGGACGATGGATCATATAAACGTGTAGATGGTAAATACTTTAAGCAGTGGATAGAATGGCGTGCTTCTGTAATTTACAACTTTGTAAAGAATGTACGTGCCGAGATTAAGAAGATTAATCCGGAATGTAAGCTTGCAGCTTACACAGGAGCATGGTATCCATCTTATTTCGAAGTGGGAGTAAATTGGGCAAGCAAAAACTATGATCCAAGTAAAAGCTTTGATTGGGCTACTCCAAATTATAAGAATTATGGTTACGCTGAGCTACTTGATTTTTATACTAATGGAAATTATTATTGGAATGTTACTCTGGATGAGTATAGAAAGTCTAACGGTAAATATAAGACTGAAACAGATAGTGAAATCTCTAAAGGTGAACACTTGTGTGTTGAAGGTGGATGTAAGTATACTCGTCAACTGTTAGGGGAACTGCCATTCTGTGGTGGACTGTATGTGGAAGATTACAAGAAAGACGTTAATCAGTTTGAGAAAGCAGTTAAGATGAATTTGAAAGAATCTGATGGTTTAATGATTTTCGATATTGTGCATATTATAAACCATAATTGGTGGAGCAATCTGAAGAAAGCTATTGCTGAGGCAGATAAATAA
- a CDS encoding SGNH/GDSL hydrolase family protein, with protein MKKYIIIALLSCFSLALNAQTKYHDAASFPLYGKISDNTETRYERLPVSIKNECRPPVWNLGKNTAGLAVRFRTNSKNISAKWTLLGNVEMSHMTGVGVRGLDLYCLKDGIWHFVNVAKPKDKENKVTIISNMKGEEREYMLYLPLYDGVTNLEIGIDSLASIYQPQIESPIHAKPVIYYGTSISQGGCASRPGMAHTNILSRMLNREFINLGFSGNGQLDNEIAEIMTGCDASLFVLDFMPNVNVKLIQEKAEKFFTTLRSKSPDVPILFIENPIFPFLDFDLVAKKNVEDKNEALRLFFKSLVKRGEKNIYLLSSEKLIGLDGEATVDGIHFTDLGFERYAKNLYPVLKSKMKK; from the coding sequence ATGAAAAAATATATTATTATAGCTTTATTATCTTGTTTTTCGTTGGCTTTAAATGCACAGACAAAATACCATGATGCTGCATCTTTTCCTTTATATGGAAAAATATCCGATAATACAGAAACACGTTATGAAAGGCTACCGGTTTCCATAAAAAATGAATGTCGTCCTCCTGTCTGGAATTTGGGAAAGAACACAGCAGGGCTTGCTGTCCGTTTTCGCACTAACTCAAAAAATATATCTGCAAAATGGACTCTTTTGGGAAACGTTGAAATGTCTCATATGACGGGTGTTGGTGTTCGCGGATTAGATCTTTATTGCTTAAAAGATGGAATATGGCATTTTGTAAATGTAGCTAAGCCTAAAGACAAAGAGAATAAAGTTACTATTATATCGAACATGAAAGGAGAGGAGAGAGAATATATGCTTTATCTTCCTTTGTATGATGGAGTAACCAATCTTGAAATAGGAATCGACTCATTGGCTTCAATTTATCAACCCCAAATTGAGTCTCCAATACATGCAAAACCGGTAATTTATTATGGAACCAGTATATCACAGGGAGGCTGTGCGTCTCGTCCTGGAATGGCTCATACAAATATTCTTTCTCGTATGTTGAATAGAGAATTTATTAACTTGGGTTTTAGCGGAAACGGACAGTTAGATAATGAGATCGCTGAGATTATGACAGGTTGTGATGCTTCTTTGTTTGTTTTAGATTTTATGCCCAATGTAAATGTTAAGCTGATTCAGGAAAAAGCCGAAAAGTTTTTCACAACATTGCGAAGTAAATCTCCTGATGTACCAATCCTTTTCATTGAAAATCCTATTTTTCCTTTTCTTGATTTTGATCTGGTTGCTAAAAAGAATGTGGAGGATAAGAACGAAGCATTAAGATTGTTTTTTAAATCTCTGGTTAAACGAGGAGAGAAGAATATTTATCTTCTTTCTTCCGAAAAGCTTATAGGGCTGGATGGTGAAGCTACAGTAGATGGAATTCACTTTACTGATTTAGGATTCGAACGATATGCTAAGAATCTTTATCCGGTTTTAAAATCAAAAATGAAAAAGTAA